A single region of the Streptomyces virginiae genome encodes:
- a CDS encoding Rieske (2Fe-2S) protein, which produces MSDLTHTARRTVLTIGAATLAGGAITACGGGSAEKASPGEPNNDTGVQPAAPAPATPDAGTAGKALTKKADVPVGGGKVFKEEKVVVTQPKAGTFKCFTAVCPHQGCLVNKVEDGSIDCPCHNSKFAIADGAVTKGPATKGLAEKKIKVAADGNISLA; this is translated from the coding sequence ATGAGCGACCTCACGCACACCGCCCGGCGCACGGTACTGACGATCGGCGCGGCCACCCTGGCAGGCGGCGCGATCACCGCCTGCGGCGGTGGAAGCGCTGAAAAGGCCTCCCCGGGGGAGCCGAACAACGACACGGGCGTCCAGCCGGCCGCCCCGGCTCCCGCCACCCCGGACGCGGGGACGGCCGGCAAGGCCCTCACCAAGAAGGCGGACGTGCCGGTGGGCGGCGGCAAGGTCTTCAAGGAGGAGAAGGTCGTCGTCACCCAGCCCAAGGCCGGCACCTTCAAATGCTTCACGGCGGTCTGCCCCCACCAGGGCTGCCTGGTCAACAAGGTGGAGGACGGCAGCATCGACTGCCCGTGCCACAACAGCAAGTTCGCGATCGCGGACGGTGCGGTGACCAAGGGTCCGGCCACCAAGGGACTGGCGGAGAAGAAGATCAAGGTCGCGGCGGACGGCAATATCTCACTCGCATAG
- a CDS encoding nucleotidyltransferase domain-containing protein → MLDALSLDLTPVVAEQPDPLLFATVSGAHLYGFPSRDSDIDLRGAHLLPAQDLLGLREPEETRSRMWDRDDVEMDLVTHDLRKFVRLMLNRNGYVLEQLLSPLVVHTTPAHEELIALAPGVLTSHHAHHYRGFAGTQWRLFEKAAELKPLLYAFRALLTGIHLMRSGEVQAHLPTLLAEVPEAPPYLAALIEAKVAAEHGGYAGPPLGGVRADIEALHAVLDEAQAVSALPEQVSAYAALDEFVVRRRTARD, encoded by the coding sequence ATGCTGGACGCACTGAGTCTCGACCTGACCCCCGTCGTGGCGGAGCAGCCCGACCCGCTGCTCTTCGCCACGGTCTCCGGCGCGCACCTGTACGGCTTCCCGTCCCGGGACTCCGACATCGACCTGCGCGGCGCCCACCTGCTCCCGGCCCAGGACCTGCTGGGCCTGCGCGAGCCGGAGGAGACCCGCAGCCGCATGTGGGACCGGGACGACGTGGAGATGGACCTCGTCACGCACGACCTGCGCAAGTTCGTCCGCCTGATGCTGAACCGCAACGGCTACGTCCTGGAGCAGCTGCTCTCCCCGCTCGTGGTCCACACGACACCGGCGCACGAGGAACTGATCGCGCTGGCCCCCGGGGTGCTGACCTCCCACCACGCCCACCACTACCGGGGGTTCGCCGGCACCCAGTGGCGGCTCTTCGAGAAGGCCGCCGAACTCAAACCGCTGCTCTACGCGTTCCGGGCGCTGCTCACCGGCATCCACCTCATGCGGTCGGGCGAGGTGCAGGCCCACCTGCCGACCCTGCTGGCCGAGGTGCCGGAGGCGCCCCCGTACCTCGCCGCCCTGATCGAGGCCAAGGTGGCCGCCGAACACGGGGGCTACGCGGGCCCGCCGCTCGGTGGTGTGCGCGCGGACATCGAGGCGCTGCACGCGGTGCTGGACGAGGCCCAGGCCGTGTCCGCGCTGCCCGAGCAGGTGTCGGCGTACGCCGCCCTCGACGAGTTCGTCGTACGGCGGCGCACGGCGCGCGACTGA
- a CDS encoding AAA family ATPase, giving the protein MRRHEHGLVLGKFYPPHAGHHHLVRTAQDQCERLTVLVCAASVESVPLADRVAWMREAHPGAEVVGAVDDIPVDLHDPDIWEAHMAVFRGAVPGRVDAVFTSEEYGSELARRFGAEEVLVDRERTLFPVSGTAVRRDPAGSWEFLGPAVRAALTRRVVVLGAESTGTTTLSRALADHYRHRGGVWAKTGWVPEYGRRFSEEKLAAARAADPAASWADVSFTSEEFPLIARHQDADEEHAARLGSPVLFCDTDSFATGIWHERYMGGRNEEVERIADLTRRDLYLLTDHTDVPFEDDGLRDGEHLRPWMTERFRAELERTGRRFLVVRGDRAARLETAVRAVDGLLAEGWHFTDPLPENR; this is encoded by the coding sequence ATGAGACGCCACGAGCACGGCCTGGTCCTCGGCAAGTTCTACCCGCCGCACGCCGGCCACCACCACCTCGTGCGCACCGCCCAGGACCAGTGCGAACGGCTGACCGTGCTGGTGTGCGCGGCCTCCGTCGAGTCGGTCCCGCTCGCCGACCGGGTCGCCTGGATGCGTGAGGCGCACCCCGGGGCCGAGGTCGTCGGCGCGGTGGACGACATCCCCGTCGACCTGCACGACCCGGACATCTGGGAGGCCCACATGGCGGTCTTCCGCGGCGCGGTCCCCGGGCGGGTGGACGCCGTCTTCACCTCGGAGGAGTACGGGAGCGAGCTCGCCCGCAGGTTCGGCGCCGAGGAGGTCCTGGTGGACCGGGAACGCACGCTGTTCCCCGTGTCCGGGACGGCGGTACGCCGGGACCCGGCCGGCTCCTGGGAGTTCCTCGGGCCGGCCGTCCGGGCCGCCCTCACCCGGCGGGTCGTCGTCCTCGGCGCGGAGTCCACCGGGACCACCACGCTCTCGCGGGCCCTCGCCGACCACTACCGCCACCGCGGCGGTGTATGGGCCAAGACGGGCTGGGTCCCCGAGTACGGGCGCCGGTTCAGCGAGGAGAAGCTGGCGGCCGCCCGCGCCGCCGACCCGGCGGCCTCCTGGGCGGACGTGTCCTTCACCTCCGAGGAGTTCCCGCTCATCGCCCGCCACCAGGACGCGGACGAGGAGCACGCCGCCCGGCTCGGCTCACCCGTGCTGTTCTGCGACACCGACTCCTTCGCGACCGGGATCTGGCACGAGCGGTACATGGGCGGCCGCAACGAGGAGGTCGAGCGGATCGCCGACCTCACCCGGCGGGACCTGTACCTGCTCACCGACCACACCGACGTGCCCTTCGAGGACGACGGACTGCGGGACGGGGAGCACCTGCGGCCGTGGATGACCGAGCGGTTCCGGGCGGAACTGGAGCGCACCGGAAGGCGTTTCCTCGTCGTACGCGGGGATCGGGCGGCCCGGCTGGAGACGGCCGTCCGGGCCGTGGACGGACTGCTGGCCGAGGGCTGGCACTTCACCGACCCCCTTCCGGAGAACCGATGA
- a CDS encoding ADP-ribosylglycohydrolase family protein, producing MTTKRAATGAMIGLALGDALGFPTEFNDVPSILAKTGPWREMSLPRPAIVTDDTQMTLALARGMRTAAERGRVGPLRLTRPVREEFVDWYHSPENNRAPGRTCMTACRLLDTPDRDWRDASQIGSKGCGANMRVVPVGLVPDWTEEERAGAAQLQSALTHGHPTALAASDLTARAVHLLVEGTEVTGLVGRLRSYALENRTRYHERWLGDLWMRTASDASPESFIARGWDECLAVLDRLAAALRSPSPETDPCLATGDGWIAEEALATALHCFLLFPDEPLAALRRAACTRGDSDSIACLAGAFAGAHLGADVWPREWEGRIEYRDELLAFGALWDA from the coding sequence ATGACCACCAAGCGAGCCGCCACCGGCGCCATGATCGGGCTGGCCCTGGGCGACGCCCTCGGCTTCCCGACCGAGTTCAACGACGTGCCCTCGATCCTGGCCAAGACGGGACCTTGGCGCGAGATGAGCCTGCCGCGGCCGGCGATCGTCACGGACGACACCCAGATGACCCTCGCCCTGGCCCGCGGCATGCGTACGGCGGCCGAGCGGGGACGGGTGGGGCCGCTGCGCCTGACCCGGCCGGTCCGCGAGGAGTTCGTCGACTGGTACCACTCCCCGGAGAACAACCGGGCCCCCGGCCGCACCTGTATGACGGCCTGCCGGCTGCTGGACACCCCGGACCGTGACTGGCGCGACGCCAGCCAGATCGGCTCCAAGGGCTGCGGCGCCAACATGCGCGTGGTCCCGGTCGGGCTGGTGCCGGACTGGACCGAGGAGGAGCGGGCCGGCGCCGCGCAGCTCCAGTCGGCCCTCACCCACGGGCACCCCACGGCGCTCGCCGCCTCCGACCTGACCGCGCGGGCGGTGCACCTGCTGGTCGAGGGCACCGAGGTGACGGGGCTCGTCGGACGGCTGCGTTCGTACGCCCTGGAGAACCGCACCCGCTACCACGAGCGCTGGCTCGGCGACCTGTGGATGCGGACCGCGTCCGACGCCTCCCCGGAGTCCTTCATCGCCCGGGGCTGGGACGAATGCCTGGCGGTCCTGGACCGGCTGGCGGCCGCCCTGCGGTCCCCCTCCCCGGAGACCGACCCCTGCCTGGCCACGGGCGACGGCTGGATCGCCGAGGAGGCCCTCGCCACCGCCCTGCACTGCTTCCTGCTCTTCCCCGACGAGCCGCTCGCCGCGCTGCGCCGGGCCGCCTGCACGCGCGGCGACTCCGACTCCATCGCCTGCCTCGCCGGGGCCTTCGCCGGAGCCCACCTCGGCGCGGACGTCTGGCCCCGGGAATGGGAGGGCCGCATCGAGTACCGGGACGAACTCCTGGCCTTCGGCGCCCTCTGGGATGCTTGA
- the scpB gene encoding SMC-Scp complex subunit ScpB produces MNGDVSAVAALELKPALEAVLMVVDEPATEAHLAKVLERTPREVAQALRELADEYTAARRGFELRLVAGGWRFYTRAEYAPAVEGFVLDGRQARLTQAALETLAVVAYRQPVSRSRVSAVRGVNCDGVMRTLLQRGLVEEAGTEPETGAILYRTTNYFLERMGLRGLDELPELAPFLPEADAIEAETQEGVPSFDPDAPDTDEDDKTTEL; encoded by the coding sequence TTGAACGGCGACGTGAGCGCGGTGGCCGCGCTGGAGCTGAAGCCGGCCCTGGAGGCCGTGCTCATGGTCGTGGACGAGCCGGCCACCGAGGCGCACCTGGCCAAGGTGCTGGAGCGCACCCCGCGCGAGGTCGCGCAGGCGCTGCGGGAGCTGGCCGACGAGTACACGGCCGCGCGTCGGGGCTTCGAGCTGCGGCTGGTGGCCGGCGGCTGGCGGTTCTACACCCGGGCCGAGTACGCGCCCGCCGTGGAGGGCTTCGTCCTGGACGGCCGGCAGGCCCGGCTCACCCAGGCGGCCCTGGAGACCCTGGCGGTCGTCGCGTACCGCCAGCCGGTCAGCCGATCGCGGGTCTCGGCGGTCCGCGGAGTCAACTGCGACGGGGTCATGCGGACCCTCCTCCAGCGCGGTCTGGTGGAGGAGGCGGGGACGGAACCCGAAACAGGTGCGATCCTATACAGGACGACGAACTACTTTCTGGAGCGGATGGGCCTGCGTGGCCTGGACGAGCTCCCGGAGCTCGCGCCCTTCCTCCCCGAGGCGGACGCGATCGAAGCCGAGACGCAAGAAGGTGTGCCGTCGTTCGATCCGGACGCACCGGACACCGATGAAGACGACAAGACGACGGAACTTTGA
- the pnuC gene encoding nicotinamide riboside transporter PnuC has product MSWTMSWTEVLGFATGALCVWLVARQHVANWPIGIANNIFFIVLFAQAGLYADAGLQIVFIALAAYGWWSWTHGGGPGSAEALPVRRTTRTEWVGLAAAGAVGVLALTLLLSRATDSTVPFWDAATTGLSLAATYGQCRKLVESWWLWIAADLVYIPLYAYKGLYLTSALYVGFLALCVVGLLGWRRSLPARDTRTTARATA; this is encoded by the coding sequence ATGAGCTGGACCATGAGCTGGACCGAGGTGCTCGGCTTCGCCACCGGCGCCCTGTGCGTCTGGTTGGTCGCCCGGCAGCACGTGGCCAACTGGCCGATCGGCATCGCCAACAACATCTTCTTCATCGTGCTCTTCGCCCAGGCCGGCCTCTACGCCGACGCCGGGCTCCAGATCGTCTTCATCGCCCTCGCCGCCTACGGCTGGTGGTCCTGGACCCACGGGGGTGGACCAGGATCCGCCGAGGCCCTGCCGGTGCGCCGCACCACGCGCACCGAATGGGTCGGGCTCGCCGCGGCGGGGGCGGTGGGGGTGCTCGCACTCACGCTGCTGCTGAGCCGGGCCACCGACTCCACCGTCCCCTTCTGGGACGCGGCCACCACCGGGCTCTCGCTCGCCGCCACGTACGGGCAGTGCCGCAAGCTCGTCGAGTCCTGGTGGCTGTGGATCGCCGCCGACCTCGTCTACATCCCGCTCTACGCCTACAAGGGCCTCTACCTGACCTCCGCGCTCTACGTGGGCTTCCTCGCCCTGTGCGTGGTCGGACTCCTCGGCTGGCGGCGCTCGCTGCCGGCGCGGGACACCCGTACGACGGCGCGGGCGACGGCATGA
- a CDS encoding pseudouridine synthase, giving the protein MRSSGNGNGGGNRNSGGGGGGRGNSRGGSSSGGGGYRGSGSGGGSGSGGSRGGSSGGGYRGGSSGGSGGSRGGSSGGGYQGGGSRGGSSGGGYQGGGSRGGSSGGGYQGGSDSRDRDQPAPRIRNPRPEERRYDVGPEGERSGRSGPKAGGGGARGAAARGGAKGGPRTSRTPGIGGAGGPRSGPGSRSGQSRPRELDARIEERVRDRYADKPVVKTPKTFPGAEEEGERLQKVLARAGMGSRRACEELIEQARVEVNGEIVLEQGKRVLPKDEIKVDGLTVATQSYLFFALNKPAGVVSTMEDPDGRQCLGDYVTNRETRLFHVGRLDTETEGIILLTNHGELAHRLTHPKYGVQKTYVAAITGSLPRDIGKRLKDGIELEDGYARADNFRVVDQVGKNYLVEVTLHEGRKHIVRRMLAEAGFPVDKLVRTSFGPIELGDQKSGWLRRLTNTEVGMLMREVGL; this is encoded by the coding sequence ATGCGAAGCAGCGGCAACGGCAACGGTGGCGGCAACAGGAACAGCGGCGGCGGTGGCGGCGGGCGCGGTAACTCCCGCGGCGGCTCCTCCAGCGGCGGCGGTGGCTACCGCGGGAGCGGCTCCGGCGGTGGCAGCGGCTCGGGCGGCTCCCGTGGCGGTAGCTCCGGCGGCGGTTACCGGGGCGGCAGCTCCGGCGGCTCCGGCGGCTCCCGTGGCGGCAGCTCCGGCGGCGGCTACCAGGGCGGCGGCTCCCGTGGCGGCAGCTCCGGCGGCGGCTACCAGGGCGGCGGCTCCCGTGGCGGTAGCTCCGGTGGTGGCTACCAGGGCGGCTCCGACTCGCGCGACCGCGACCAGCCGGCGCCCCGCATCCGCAACCCGCGTCCCGAGGAGCGCCGTTACGACGTCGGCCCCGAGGGCGAGCGCAGCGGACGCAGCGGCCCCAAGGCGGGCGGCGGCGGTGCCCGTGGCGCCGCGGCGCGCGGTGGCGCCAAGGGCGGTCCCCGTACCTCCAGGACCCCCGGCATCGGCGGCGCCGGCGGCCCGCGCAGCGGCCCCGGCAGCCGCAGCGGCCAGTCCCGTCCGCGTGAGCTGGACGCGCGCATCGAGGAGCGCGTGCGCGACCGGTACGCCGACAAGCCCGTGGTCAAGACCCCGAAGACCTTCCCGGGTGCCGAGGAGGAGGGTGAGCGTCTGCAGAAGGTGCTCGCCCGCGCCGGCATGGGTTCGCGCCGCGCCTGCGAGGAGCTCATCGAGCAGGCCCGCGTCGAGGTCAACGGCGAGATCGTGCTGGAGCAGGGCAAGCGCGTCCTGCCGAAGGACGAGATCAAGGTGGACGGCCTGACCGTCGCCACCCAGTCGTACCTGTTCTTCGCGCTGAACAAGCCCGCCGGTGTCGTCTCCACCATGGAGGACCCGGACGGCCGTCAGTGCCTCGGTGACTACGTCACCAACCGTGAGACCCGTCTCTTCCACGTCGGCCGGCTCGACACCGAGACCGAGGGCATCATCCTGCTCACCAACCACGGTGAGCTCGCCCACCGCCTCACGCACCCGAAGTACGGCGTGCAGAAGACGTACGTGGCCGCGATCACCGGCTCGCTGCCGCGCGACATCGGCAAGCGGCTCAAGGACGGCATCGAGCTGGAGGACGGGTACGCCCGCGCCGACAACTTCCGCGTCGTCGACCAGGTCGGCAAGAACTACCTGGTCGAGGTCACCCTCCACGAGGGTCGCAAGCACATCGTCCGCCGCATGCTGGCCGAGGCGGGCTTCCCCGTCGACAAGCTCGTCCGGACCTCCTTCGGTCCGATCGAGCTGGGCGACCAGAAGTCCGGCTGGCTGCGCCGCCTGACCAACACCGAGGTCGGCATGCTGATGCGCGAGGTCGGTCTCTAG
- a CDS encoding NUDIX hydrolase: protein MTAGYDPYAFEPFAVTVDLAVFTVRAGALHVLLIRRGQEPYAGAWALPGGFVLPRESAETAARRELAEETGLPERLVAALHLEQLRTYSEPDRDPRMRVVSVAFTALVPDLPEPAAEGGGDAAHARWLAVQDVSELAFDHAVILADARERIGAKLEYTCLATGFCPPEFTLGELQSVYETVWNTSLDRPNFRRKVLATQGFVEAVPGAARLTGGRGKPAALYRPGPATTLHPPLLRPEGSTR from the coding sequence ATGACCGCCGGCTATGACCCGTACGCCTTCGAGCCGTTCGCGGTGACCGTCGACCTGGCCGTGTTCACCGTGCGCGCCGGCGCCCTGCACGTGCTGCTGATCCGGCGCGGCCAGGAACCGTACGCCGGGGCCTGGGCGCTGCCCGGCGGGTTCGTCCTGCCGCGGGAGTCCGCCGAGACCGCCGCCCGGCGCGAACTGGCCGAGGAGACCGGCCTGCCGGAGCGACTCGTCGCCGCGCTCCACCTGGAACAGCTGCGCACGTACAGCGAACCGGACCGCGACCCCCGGATGCGGGTGGTCTCGGTGGCCTTCACCGCCCTCGTCCCGGACCTGCCGGAGCCGGCGGCCGAGGGCGGCGGGGACGCGGCCCACGCCCGCTGGCTGGCCGTGCAGGACGTGTCGGAGCTCGCCTTCGACCACGCGGTGATCCTGGCGGACGCCCGCGAGCGGATCGGCGCCAAGCTGGAGTACACCTGCCTGGCCACCGGGTTCTGCCCGCCCGAGTTCACCCTCGGCGAGCTGCAGTCCGTCTACGAGACCGTCTGGAACACCAGCCTCGACCGCCCCAACTTCCGCCGCAAGGTCCTGGCGACGCAGGGGTTCGTCGAAGCCGTACCGGGCGCCGCCCGGCTGACCGGTGGCCGCGGCAAACCGGCCGCCCTCTACCGGCCCGGTCCGGCGACCACCCTCCACCCACCCCTGCTGCGACCGGAAGGATCCACCCGATGA
- a CDS encoding nucleotidyltransferase domain-containing protein yields the protein MDDLTLVRDHTVYRCVMGSRAFGLATEASDTDLRGVYLAPTPLFWRLDKPPTHVEGPREEEFSWELERFCELALRANPNILECLHSPLVEEVTPVGEELLSLRGAFLSRRAHTSFSRYAASQRGKLLADVRVHGAPRWKHAMHLLRLLLSCRDLLRTGRLTIDAGPHRDRLLAVRRGELTWEEVDAWMARLQEETESALASTVLPAEPDRARVQDFLVRTRRASAG from the coding sequence ATGGACGATCTGACGCTGGTACGGGACCACACGGTCTACCGGTGTGTGATGGGCTCCCGGGCGTTCGGGCTGGCGACGGAGGCGAGCGACACCGACCTGCGCGGTGTCTACCTCGCCCCGACGCCGCTGTTCTGGCGGCTCGACAAGCCCCCCACGCACGTGGAGGGCCCTCGGGAGGAGGAGTTCTCCTGGGAGCTGGAGCGCTTCTGCGAACTCGCCCTGCGGGCCAATCCCAACATCCTGGAGTGCCTGCACTCCCCCCTGGTGGAAGAGGTCACCCCGGTCGGCGAGGAGCTGCTCTCCCTCCGCGGGGCCTTCCTCTCCCGCCGGGCCCACACCAGCTTCAGCCGCTACGCGGCCTCGCAGCGCGGCAAGCTCCTCGCGGACGTCCGGGTCCACGGCGCCCCGCGCTGGAAGCACGCCATGCACCTGCTGCGCCTGCTGCTGTCCTGCCGTGACCTCCTGCGCACCGGCCGGCTGACCATCGACGCCGGCCCGCACCGCGACCGCCTGCTCGCGGTCCGCCGCGGCGAGCTCACCTGGGAGGAGGTGGACGCCTGGATGGCCCGCCTCCAGGAGGAGACGGAGTCGGCCCTGGCCTCCACCGTGCTGCCCGCGGAGCCGGACCGGGCGCGGGTGCAGGACTTCCTGGTCCGCACCCGCCGCGCGTCGGCCGGGTAG